The following nucleotide sequence is from Fibrobacter sp. UBA4297.
TTGTAGCATTTCAATGTCATCCCGCGAGATTCGCGGGATTTTTTTTGCCCGCAATCCAACATTTTGGCCATTCTATCGTAATTTGAACGCACAAGCGTTTACCCAAATTTACAATAATATTACGTAAAAAATTTCTTGTTAATATCTCGTGAAAAAATATCCTAAATATAGTGACAAAACGAAAGAAATTGAGTATTTTTTAGCCCATATATATAGAACCCCTATTTTTATGAAGATAAAAACTATACTCATTGCAGGAGTCCTGCCGCTCGCCCTTTTTGCTAAAGATGACGATGTGGTCGGAAAAATTGTTCCTCGCCTCGTTGAATCCAGAAACACGGAACTGAACCAGCCTTTCGACGGGATCAATGAATTTGCGCCCGAAGCAGAATCTCCTTCCGTTGGAAAATTTTTCATCAACGAAAGTAATTTCGTCCATAAAAAGTCCAAAGCCCGCAAGTCGAAGGTAAGTACACCCGCTAAGGTGAACAAGACCGATAAAGTCGCGGTAAAGCCCGTTCTTGAATCCGCAAACCAAGACTCCATTGACAGCATTAACCAAGACAGCCTTGAGACCGAAGAAGCAGTTCGCGAATACGCCGAAGCAGACGCGGACATCAAGGCGACGACCGATTCGGCTTCGACCGGCGCTCCAGAAAAGCTTTTCGTCCTCGACATGACGACGTCCATCATCCCGACGCAAAGCCGTCGTATCGCCGGCCACTACGGTCCGCGCAAGCACCGCATGCACCGCGGTGTAGACCTCGGACTCTGCCATGGCGAAGACCGCACAATCGTCGCCGCATTCGCAGGCAAGGTCGTCAAGGTCAGGAACCAGGGCCGCCGCAAGGGTTATGGCCGCTACGTGATTTTGGACCACGGCAACGGACTTACAACTCTTTACGCCCATCTTGAACGCTGGAAGGTCAAAGTCGGCGACGAACTCCAGGCCGGCGATGTCATTGGCATCGGAGGCAATTCGGGCCGCTCGTTTGGAGCCCACTTGCACTTTGAAATGCGCTACAACGGCATCTACATCAACCCGGAAACAGTCTATGACTTTGCGGAAGGCACTTTCAAAGACATTTCGGTCACGCTTGATACAGACAAGCTCCAAGAAATCGAAGCTGCCTACCAAAAGGAAATTGGCAAGAGCAAGTTCTATAAGGTTCGCCGTGGAGATTGCCTTGGAAAGATCGCCCACAAGTACGGCACGTCTGTCGAACACATCAAGCGCCTGAACAACCTCAAGTCGGACAACATCCGCCCAGGTCAAATACTCCGCTGCTCGTAAGGAAGTGGTTAGTGGTTAGTGATTAGTAGACAGTAGTTAAGATTTAGTAGAAAAGTCGCGCGGAAATGCGCGGCTTTTTCAATTACACGTGAAGCAAAACACCGAGCGGAAACGTGCGATTTTTTATTCCATGCGGTATAGCAGTCTGTGGAATGTGTCGCCAAAGCGGGCATTCCCCCCTTTATAACAAAATAGCAATATAACTATTAAACTAATAACTAGTAACTATTCCTTAGCAATCTTGTCGTAGGCTTGGATGAGTTCGCGGTCCATGTCACGACGATGCGCCGGAGACGCAAACTTGTTGAGCACC
It contains:
- a CDS encoding M23 family metallopeptidase — encoded protein: MKIKTILIAGVLPLALFAKDDDVVGKIVPRLVESRNTELNQPFDGINEFAPEAESPSVGKFFINESNFVHKKSKARKSKVSTPAKVNKTDKVAVKPVLESANQDSIDSINQDSLETEEAVREYAEADADIKATTDSASTGAPEKLFVLDMTTSIIPTQSRRIAGHYGPRKHRMHRGVDLGLCHGEDRTIVAAFAGKVVKVRNQGRRKGYGRYVILDHGNGLTTLYAHLERWKVKVGDELQAGDVIGIGGNSGRSFGAHLHFEMRYNGIYINPETVYDFAEGTFKDISVTLDTDKLQEIEAAYQKEIGKSKFYKVRRGDCLGKIAHKYGTSVEHIKRLNNLKSDNIRPGQILRCS